The nucleotide sequence AGACAGTGGCTTAACAGGAAGTCCTGGATTTTTATCATGAGTGTAATATTTCCTGTGCTTCTGCCCCGACTGACTTTGCCTGTGATGGTTGTAGTCGCTGTCACGCCTGCCTGCATGTCCATTCTGGGCCCGCAGAACAGCCAGGATCCTCTGGGCTGCCTGGGACAGCGGTCCTGAGTACAAGCCGCTGTGAAGCTGCTCCATCTCCTCCCCCTGTCAGAAAGAACTACTACCCCCTCACTCAGCCTGATTCCAGCTGCCTAAACGAGACAAAGGAAACATTCAGGTCACTGTCAGACAAATCTGGCTTACTCTGGCATTTCAGAGACAGATTCAGTAACATGTGAAAACCTACTGTtggttaataaaataatttaatgattgccaaaaaacacacaaaaaaagttcaTTGCTACTGttttagaaacattttattttatttatcagagGGAAGAGAGCATTTTAGAACACAATGTTCAAGAAGTGAACTGAAACATTCTCTTGATTAGTttgaaataaacacagaaagtCTCAATCATTACATAAACAGCACTGTTTTTGTACAACTGAACGTAAATCCAAGTTAAGCATCATCCCAATGAGTTTAATAATTGCACAGCAGGAATGTTAATTGGTTGTTTACGGCAGGCTGTACTGCTGCTCCCTCTTCGCAGCCATTTTGACCTCCAGATCTTCAACCACCTTCTGCAACAGTCGTGTGTCCAGGTGGAAGTAGATATATAATTCCCTCTCCCGCCTGAGGAGGGCGCTGCGCTCCAGCTGAGAACGCTTCGCTTTAACCTCTGCCATTATTTCTTGCATGACCTGCTGCAAACTCTGGAGCTGACCTTCCGCTTCCTTCAACTTTGTCGTCAGCTCCTGCAGAGTCAAAAGGAAAGGGAGATGATGACGTGGTATTCTCCAGTAGGCAGACGTGCAGCACGCAAACAAACACGCAACATTTATTGTGGTGCTAATGCTTGCGTTATCTCAAGCTTTACTCATTTTCAGTGCTTCTACCTATATACCCAACATGTGCCTCCTGACATTGAGATTGTCAGAGAACGAGCAAGAAACAAACCTTGTGCCACCAGCTTCCCTCACCATATgtgaaaagttatttaaaaatcaattgaCTTACATAAAGGATTGCTTTTGAAATATATTGTTGACCAGGAAGACTGTGGTTGCAATAAAAGGATGAAACCCACCTGTGCATTGGGACAGAGCAGCTCCTGGTCAGAGATGGCCATTGGACATACCTGTGGCCCTAAGACTAGCTGCTGGAACTCTGTGTACATCGCCCTGTGGAGCGCTTCGCAGTCACCAGAAAGGCGCCCGGCTGTGTAGTACTGCTCGCGGCTGGCAGTGGCCACAGCATCTTGGGTCACCTTGAGGTTTCCTGCCAGGTTATGAGCAGCCTGATCCAACGCTTCATATGTCCGGAAAGGCTCCGATCGACAGTGGTCTGAATCATGGTCAAGGATCTGGAGCAGTCTGAGGGAAGAgtcatataaaacaaaaaactgttaaaatcaGTGTTAGTGGTcactaaataactaaatagcTGCAGTTAATCAAGTGATTGTTGCATGGTTGTATCTTGGGCAACAATCACAGGATTGGTCACAATAAAAAGTTGCTATAAAAGGTGCTAGTTTGTTGATGTCATTTTGTTTAATGAGCTCATAAACTGGATAAATCATACGTGCTCAAGTTTCACACTCACGTGATGGAATCCTACTGGGATTGAGGATAAgactatttaaaatgtgaagcaGGTGGTCTTCCTACCTGCTGAAAGCTGGGTCTTTGCTGCTGATGATGGCGTTGGGTCTGGGGTTGATAACCAGGTCAGAATGTGCCAGAGACTCAATTCTGAGGTTTGCTGCCTCGCCTTCCTGAACCAGTTGGCTGTTCACTTCTTCCAGCTGTTTATGACacgtcctccacctcctcagctCCATTTCCTGAGATAAGTGTACCAGGTCAAAGGACGCCTTCTGGCGGAGTAGATAATCTCGCACCTtggacaaacaataaaaatttcaTTATATTTCAGCTGTTTGGTGGCTCCCCATCTTAAGCAAGATTTTCATACTGCATAAGGCTGTTGACTGACCAAAGAATTCCTGGCCTGGGTGACATCAGTGACTAACCTGATTCTGTCTGGAGGTGTAGTAGTCCTGTCTGGCCAGTTGTAGAGCCAGGTCTCCCTTCACAACAGGAACATTCAGCAGCATGGCCGACTCCCTTAAAGCAGCAGGTACTGGTCCATGGCGCAGCGCCTCCAGCTCAGCTTCAACTACCTGCAACTCCTTCCTCGACACAACCTCACGGACATGcagtgaggaagaggtggaCATACTCTGATAGAGTAGAGAAACAGTTATGAAGGAGAGCTAAAGAGCGGAGGCAGAAGAGTTATAACTCAACATATGGTGAGAATGTTTGACACAGAAGCAACAAAACTCAACACCAAACAGAATTGTGTCTTCCTGCTTTACCTTGGAATGAGAGGCCTGCTCTGACAGCCAGTCCAGTCCAGCCTTGACACTCTTCTCCTCTGCTTGAGCCTCCATCAGTTGGTGCTGAGCCACAATATGAGCCCACTGAAGTCTGGCCATCTCCGTTCTCCTGCGGTCCACCGCTTGCTCCTCCCTGCCTGTAAGTTTGAGTTCATTCTCTTCCTCTACTTCACCTTCACAAGAACTGAGGTCAAGGACCTGGAGGCGCTCAGAGAAAGAACTCTCAACAATATCACTGATGCCCTGGAAAAAATGCTTTTG is from Antennarius striatus isolate MH-2024 chromosome 23, ASM4005453v1, whole genome shotgun sequence and encodes:
- the haus3 gene encoding HAUS augmin-like complex subunit 3 → MLDGSQFVEALGRLGYPGASSLKASEFDWLFDCAPENLHFLRFVCRTLNQSNVLTMEEARAFQQLRKSGKPLLDEAALAEVLKTIGSSDQSGTKLLGSSSSSSAFAAEGDVTTDDLEAEFQALRKEKELKQRRYNKLQALANSRADVDLKLSAEQESAACKLKETTAVIAAENADTNTLLQNLTDEINILASYLQVEPGAKQKGKGEQAAPSKPSSTFLQSQLPLGPYLHREELNTKTLTAFTQKHFFQGISDIVESSFSERLQVLDLSSCEGEVEEENELKLTGREEQAVDRRRTEMARLQWAHIVAQHQLMEAQAEEKSVKAGLDWLSEQASHSKSMSTSSSLHVREVVSRKELQVVEAELEALRHGPVPAALRESAMLLNVPVVKGDLALQLARQDYYTSRQNQVRDYLLRQKASFDLVHLSQEMELRRWRTCHKQLEEVNSQLVQEGEAANLRIESLAHSDLVINPRPNAIISSKDPAFSRLLQILDHDSDHCRSEPFRTYEALDQAAHNLAGNLKVTQDAVATASREQYYTAGRLSGDCEALHRAMYTEFQQLVLGPQVCPMAISDQELLCPNAQELTTKLKEAEGQLQSLQQVMQEIMAEVKAKRSQLERSALLRRERELYIYFHLDTRLLQKVVEDLEVKMAAKREQQYSLP